A genomic window from Salvia splendens isolate huo1 chromosome 11, SspV2, whole genome shotgun sequence includes:
- the LOC121753818 gene encoding sm-like protein LSM3A: protein MGSEEESAVKEPLDLIRLSLDERIYVKLRHDRELRGRLHAYDQHLNMILGDVEEIVTTVEIDDETYEEIVRTTKRTVPFLFVRGDGVILVSPPLRTA, encoded by the exons ATGGGGAGCGAAGAGGAGAGCGCCGTCAAGGAGCCTTTGGACCTCATTCGTCTCAGCCTCGACGAGCGCATCTACGTCAAGCTCCGCCACGACCGCGAGCTCCGTGGAAGGCTccat GCTTATGACCAGCATTTGAACATGATTCTGGGTGATGTTGAAGAGATTGTTACCACAGTGGAGATTGATGATGAAACATATGAGGAAATTGTCAGG ACCACAAAACGTACAGTTCCGTTCTTATTTGTCCGAGGAGATGGTGTCATTTTGGTCTCACCTCCACTTAGAACAGCCTGA